A region from the Chitinophaga sp. Cy-1792 genome encodes:
- a CDS encoding SDR family oxidoreductase produces the protein MAQYQDKTVVITGGNSGIGYATAEEYLNKGYRVLITGRNAAAVQKAVQQLGGSADGFTADQANMNDTQQLAEYIRNRYGAIDVLFVNAGLGKFASFEDTSEENFDTTMDVNFKGAFFTTQYLLPLINEGGSIIFLSSINATTGMPGASVYSASKAALNSLARTLSRELAAKKIRVNTVSPGPIKTPIFEKAGVSEETRDNMSTLIPLKRIGDPAEVAKLVYFLSSDDASFITGSEIQVDGGFAVHPLAG, from the coding sequence ATGGCTCAATATCAGGATAAAACAGTTGTCATCACCGGTGGCAACAGTGGCATAGGATACGCAACAGCAGAAGAATATTTGAATAAAGGATACAGGGTATTGATAACAGGCCGTAACGCAGCTGCTGTACAAAAAGCAGTCCAGCAGCTGGGGGGGTCTGCAGATGGCTTCACCGCTGATCAGGCAAACATGAACGACACCCAGCAGTTAGCGGAGTATATCCGTAACCGTTATGGCGCCATCGACGTATTATTCGTCAATGCTGGCCTGGGAAAATTTGCCTCTTTCGAAGATACCAGCGAAGAAAATTTTGATACCACCATGGATGTCAACTTCAAAGGTGCCTTCTTTACAACACAGTACCTGCTGCCGCTGATAAACGAAGGTGGCAGTATCATCTTCCTCTCTTCCATTAATGCCACTACCGGCATGCCAGGCGCTTCCGTTTATTCCGCCAGCAAAGCGGCTTTAAACTCCCTGGCAAGAACATTGTCGAGGGAACTGGCCGCTAAAAAGATAAGAGTAAATACCGTTAGTCCCGGCCCTATCAAAACACCTATTTTCGAAAAAGCTGGTGTTTCGGAAGAAACAAGGGATAACATGAGCACGCTTATTCCACTGAAAAGAATTGGTGATCCGGCTGAAGTAGCTAAACTGGTCTATTTCCTCAGCTCCGATGATGCCAGCTTCATCACTGGTTCTGAAATACAGGTTGATGGCGGCTTCGCAGTGCATCCGCTCGCTGGCTGA
- a CDS encoding methylated-DNA--[protein]-cysteine S-methyltransferase, with amino-acid sequence MDTQYHLRIDSPVGPVLITGTATHINAVTFTDSPEESFPQAPPLLLECAQQLFEYFAGDRREFDVPIQQEGTVFQQNVWGHLVHIPYGHTVTYMQLARRMNNVKGIRAVGTSNGKNALAIIVPCHRVIGSGGALTGYAGGLWRKRWLLDHERGDLFTGLRAI; translated from the coding sequence ATGGATACGCAGTATCACCTTCGTATAGACTCCCCCGTAGGGCCTGTGCTGATCACAGGTACCGCTACTCATATCAATGCCGTCACTTTTACAGATTCACCGGAAGAGAGCTTTCCACAGGCGCCGCCGCTATTGCTCGAATGTGCGCAGCAGCTGTTTGAGTATTTCGCCGGCGACAGGCGGGAGTTTGATGTTCCTATACAACAGGAAGGCACGGTGTTTCAGCAAAACGTTTGGGGGCACCTGGTACATATTCCCTATGGCCATACTGTTACCTATATGCAGCTGGCCAGGAGAATGAATAATGTAAAAGGCATTCGTGCTGTAGGCACCAGCAATGGTAAGAATGCACTTGCTATTATAGTACCCTGTCATCGGGTGATTGGCAGTGGTGGCGCGTTAACCGGCTATGCTGGCGGTTTGTGGCGAAAACGCTGGTTGCTGGACCATGAACGTGGTGATTTATTCACCGGGTTGCGGGCTATATAA
- the rlmB gene encoding 23S rRNA (guanosine(2251)-2'-O)-methyltransferase RlmB, with product MERKFNHKHAGAHHKKFSSPRPKQSSLIIGRQPVIEAINSGKPIERIFMLRTATGDIIPQIKEQAQNFNIPVNLVPVEKLNGLTQANHQGVIALAGNVTYLDLQDVISHVTEQGETPLFLILDGITDVRNIGAIARSAVCCGAQAIIIPDKGVASLNEEAMKSSAGALEKIAVCRVNSLLKAIDTLHLNGIKVLTSEMETETQLFDCDFKEPVAVIMGSEDHGVFPALRKASDVLFRIPMAGKFESFNVSVAAGIILYEAMKQRM from the coding sequence ATGGAAAGAAAATTTAATCATAAACACGCTGGTGCTCACCATAAGAAATTCTCGAGTCCCCGCCCGAAACAATCTTCACTGATTATCGGCCGTCAGCCGGTAATTGAAGCTATCAACAGTGGTAAGCCTATTGAGCGCATCTTTATGCTGCGTACTGCCACCGGCGATATTATTCCTCAGATCAAAGAACAAGCACAGAATTTTAATATACCTGTTAACCTGGTACCGGTAGAGAAGCTGAACGGCCTTACCCAGGCCAATCACCAGGGCGTTATTGCGCTGGCTGGTAATGTAACCTACCTGGACTTACAGGATGTCATTTCTCATGTTACAGAGCAGGGCGAGACGCCTTTATTCCTGATTCTTGATGGTATTACCGATGTCAGGAATATCGGGGCGATTGCGCGCAGTGCCGTATGTTGTGGTGCCCAGGCGATCATCATCCCGGATAAGGGTGTTGCTTCACTGAATGAAGAAGCCATGAAATCATCTGCCGGCGCCCTGGAGAAGATCGCTGTCTGCCGTGTAAACAGTCTGCTGAAAGCCATTGATACCCTTCACCTGAATGGTATTAAGGTACTGACCAGCGAAATGGAAACAGAGACGCAGCTGTTTGACTGTGATTTTAAAGAACCGGTGGCAGTGATCATGGGTTCCGAAGATCATGGTGTATTTCCTGCGCTTCGCAAGGCATCGGACGTATTATTCCGTATCCCTATGGCCGGTAAATTTGAGTCTTTCAACGTTTCTGTAGCAGCAGGTATCATCCTGTATGAAGCGATGAAACAAAGGATGTAA
- a CDS encoding DNA-3-methyladenine glycosylase, whose translation MKCQEIFVAINNPENFSFQECLRFLGRSDKEILHFIREDRLQRLVAVDDGIALITVSAGDRQQLRVEVLPVALTPGDEPGQISEEGLQYIRRYVSHWLDLDANLESFYKFAAKNPLLKGLPEQYKGLRLVGIPELFEAICWTIIGQQINLAFAYTLRQRLITEFGYSLDVAGNTYHLFPQPEVIAALTPEMLTPLQFSRSKAAYLIYVANAMVKGELSAAALLQQDYAAARESLIALKGIGNWSANYILMKYRRFPEALPLEDAGLHNAIRFRLQLPAKPTPAQLQELTGVWKEHAAYATFYLWRTLLPQ comes from the coding sequence ATGAAGTGTCAGGAGATTTTTGTAGCGATCAATAATCCGGAGAATTTTTCCTTCCAGGAATGCCTGCGTTTTCTGGGCCGCTCCGATAAGGAAATTTTACATTTTATTCGTGAAGACCGGCTGCAGCGGCTGGTTGCTGTTGATGATGGCATAGCGCTGATTACAGTTTCAGCAGGTGACAGGCAGCAGCTGCGGGTGGAAGTACTGCCAGTGGCACTGACACCTGGCGATGAACCCGGGCAGATAAGTGAAGAAGGATTACAGTATATTCGTAGATATGTAAGTCATTGGCTGGATCTGGATGCAAACCTGGAAAGTTTCTACAAGTTTGCTGCAAAGAATCCGCTGCTGAAAGGCTTGCCGGAACAATACAAAGGCTTACGGCTGGTAGGCATCCCTGAATTATTTGAGGCCATCTGCTGGACGATCATCGGTCAACAGATTAACCTGGCCTTCGCTTATACACTACGGCAACGGCTGATCACTGAATTTGGATATAGTCTGGATGTTGCCGGAAATACCTATCATCTTTTTCCTCAACCGGAAGTAATAGCCGCTTTAACACCGGAAATGCTTACTCCCCTGCAGTTTTCAAGGAGCAAAGCAGCCTATCTTATTTATGTGGCCAATGCCATGGTGAAAGGAGAGCTGTCGGCCGCAGCCTTGCTGCAGCAGGATTATGCTGCTGCCAGAGAAAGTCTGATAGCGCTGAAAGGCATAGGCAACTGGTCGGCCAATTACATACTAATGAAATACCGCCGCTTTCCGGAGGCGCTACCATTGGAAGATGCCGGACTGCATAATGCCATCAGGTTTCGATTGCAGCTGCCTGCAAAGCCAACACCGGCACAGCTCCAGGAGCTGACAGGCGTCTGGAAGGAGCATGCAGCATATGCTACATTTTATCTATGGAGAACATTACTACCCCAATAA
- a CDS encoding NUDIX hydrolase, with product MHNNPWKIHSSETKYDNNWISITHHEGLNPAGNAGIYGVVHFKNIAVGVIALDEEMNTYLVGQYRFPLGRFSWEIPEGGGALDEDPLDAARRELLEETGLIAKEYELLVKLDTSNSVTDETAVIYLAQGLEQGVSTPEETEQLTVKKVPFEEAYRMVRDYEITDSLSVAAIQRLKLKLLGY from the coding sequence ATGCATAACAATCCCTGGAAAATTCATTCCAGTGAAACGAAGTATGACAACAACTGGATTAGTATTACGCATCATGAGGGGCTGAATCCTGCGGGCAATGCCGGTATTTATGGTGTGGTTCACTTCAAGAACATCGCTGTAGGTGTTATAGCGCTGGATGAGGAGATGAATACCTACCTGGTGGGTCAGTACCGTTTTCCGCTGGGGCGTTTCAGCTGGGAGATTCCGGAGGGCGGTGGCGCCCTGGATGAAGATCCGCTGGATGCTGCCAGGAGAGAGCTGTTGGAAGAAACCGGGCTGATAGCAAAAGAATATGAATTGCTGGTAAAGCTGGATACTTCCAATTCCGTAACGGATGAAACGGCGGTGATCTATCTGGCGCAGGGGCTGGAGCAGGGCGTATCTACACCGGAGGAAACGGAGCAGCTGACAGTGAAGAAAGTACCTTTCGAAGAAGCATACAGGATGGTAAGGGATTATGAAATCACGGATTCATTGTCTGTAGCGGCGATACAGCGCCTGAAACTGAAGCTGTTAGGGTATTAA
- a CDS encoding SDR family oxidoreductase: MTKKEQKKIVITGGNSGIGYATAEEFLGRGYKVLITGRNPGAIQQAVYDLGFPAEGFQADQGSLADIQKLKDYVRSRYTQIDVLFINAGIGKFGPFESVTEAAFDEVMDINFKGAFFTAQQLLPLVKEGGSIVFLSSSNANGGMPGAAVHSASKAALNSLARTLSRELAPKRIRVNTIVPGPVNTPLAEKAGFGKEGLDHMAALVPMGRVAEPHEIAKMVGFITSRDAAFVNGAEISIDGGFSVHPLAG; encoded by the coding sequence ATGACAAAGAAAGAACAAAAGAAGATTGTAATCACAGGTGGTAACAGCGGAATAGGATATGCTACAGCAGAAGAATTCCTGGGAAGAGGTTACAAAGTGCTGATTACTGGTAGAAATCCGGGAGCCATACAACAGGCAGTTTATGATCTTGGTTTCCCCGCAGAAGGATTCCAGGCCGACCAGGGCAGTCTGGCGGATATTCAAAAGCTTAAAGATTACGTTAGATCACGCTACACGCAAATAGATGTACTCTTTATCAATGCAGGCATAGGAAAATTCGGGCCATTTGAAAGTGTGACAGAAGCCGCCTTTGATGAAGTGATGGACATCAATTTCAAGGGAGCTTTCTTTACTGCCCAGCAGTTGTTGCCATTGGTGAAAGAAGGCGGAAGTATTGTCTTCCTTTCTTCCAGCAATGCCAACGGCGGAATGCCTGGCGCAGCAGTACATTCGGCCAGCAAGGCCGCCTTAAACTCCCTGGCCCGCACGCTCTCCAGGGAACTGGCACCTAAAAGGATACGTGTCAATACCATCGTTCCGGGCCCCGTGAATACGCCACTGGCAGAAAAAGCAGGATTCGGAAAAGAAGGGCTGGACCATATGGCCGCACTGGTGCCCATGGGCCGCGTAGCAGAACCACACGAAATAGCAAAAATGGTAGGCTTTATTACCTCCAGGGATGCCGCTTTCGTTAACGGCGCCGAGATCAGTATCGACGGAGGATTCTCCGTTCACCCACTGGCAGGCTGA
- a CDS encoding N-acetyltransferase: MEVVQATALHTNEVAVLFDAYRSYYDQAPDFNGALKYITERIEKKDSTIFVAMELDEIVGFVQLYPIFSSVSMKKAWLLNDLFVLEEHRGNGAGSALLDAAQSLAKDTDAAWLMLQTYVSNTNAQSLYEKKGYKKDSNSYYYYLSV; encoded by the coding sequence ATGGAAGTTGTACAGGCCACCGCCCTTCACACCAATGAAGTAGCCGTATTGTTTGATGCCTACCGCAGTTATTATGATCAGGCTCCTGATTTCAATGGTGCGCTGAAGTATATCACTGAGCGAATAGAAAAAAAAGATAGTACCATTTTTGTAGCGATGGAATTGGACGAAATTGTAGGTTTTGTGCAGTTATATCCGATTTTCAGTTCTGTGTCTATGAAAAAGGCCTGGCTGCTGAATGACCTTTTTGTACTGGAGGAGCATCGTGGTAATGGTGCAGGCTCTGCCTTGCTGGATGCGGCGCAGTCGCTGGCAAAAGATACCGATGCTGCGTGGCTGATGTTGCAGACCTATGTTTCCAATACCAATGCCCAGTCACTGTATGAAAAAAAAGGATATAAAAAAGATTCAAATTCTTACTATTATTATCTGTCCGTATAA
- a CDS encoding aminotransferase class I/II-fold pyridoxal phosphate-dependent enzyme produces the protein MRLTDDLKYTDQLLQLTKEFSSKFLSATDKLAPHKEIRSLPSVSLPVAGLGGVATLEKFRQHYGDALTAATGPRYWGFVTGGVTPAALMGDWITSVLDLNGSNSGSVAAHIEKDVVEQLRKLFGLPEQFLGAFVSGATMANFTGLAMARQWIGEQQGVNIAADGLSAVKDIKVLAAVPHSSILKSMSMLGIGRNNLVRIPAIPNRESIDLHALEYYLREHPGQSFIIVASAGTVNTVDFDDIAALAVLKKKYNCWLHVDAAFGGFAACSEDFAHLLQGWEEADSITVDAHKWLNVPYDAAMIFARHPALQLSVFQNPGAAYLGDPFASFHYSNYIPENSRRLRALPVWFTLQAYGQEGYRYIVDNNVRLARKLGTYIAAEPALKLLAPVRLCVVCFTLDVAAAEQEAAVDGLLERINNSGVVYMTRTVYAGQAAIRAALVNWRTTDKDIEIVWATMQKMLIRK, from the coding sequence ATGAGACTAACAGACGACTTAAAATACACAGATCAGTTATTACAACTTACGAAAGAATTCAGCAGCAAATTTTTATCAGCAACGGATAAACTGGCGCCGCATAAGGAGATTCGGTCGCTTCCCTCTGTTTCCTTGCCGGTAGCTGGTTTGGGTGGTGTTGCCACACTGGAGAAATTCAGACAACACTATGGTGATGCACTCACTGCGGCCACAGGGCCACGCTACTGGGGCTTTGTAACAGGTGGCGTTACACCAGCTGCATTAATGGGCGACTGGATCACATCTGTACTGGACCTGAATGGTTCCAACAGTGGTTCGGTGGCAGCGCATATAGAAAAAGATGTGGTAGAGCAGCTGCGTAAATTATTCGGGCTGCCGGAACAATTCCTGGGCGCCTTCGTTAGCGGTGCTACCATGGCTAACTTCACCGGACTGGCCATGGCACGCCAGTGGATAGGGGAGCAGCAAGGCGTCAATATCGCGGCAGACGGGCTTTCGGCTGTAAAAGATATAAAAGTACTGGCAGCAGTACCGCATTCCAGCATATTGAAATCTATGTCTATGCTGGGAATAGGAAGAAATAACCTCGTTCGTATTCCTGCCATTCCTAACCGGGAATCTATTGACCTTCATGCCCTGGAATATTACCTGCGGGAGCATCCCGGCCAGTCATTTATTATTGTGGCCAGTGCAGGTACCGTAAATACCGTTGATTTTGATGATATCGCAGCGCTGGCAGTGCTGAAGAAAAAGTATAACTGCTGGCTGCACGTAGATGCTGCCTTTGGTGGCTTCGCCGCCTGCAGCGAAGATTTTGCCCATTTATTACAGGGATGGGAAGAGGCAGACAGTATCACGGTTGATGCCCATAAATGGCTCAACGTACCCTATGATGCCGCCATGATTTTTGCCCGGCATCCGGCGTTGCAGTTGTCTGTATTCCAGAACCCTGGCGCTGCTTACCTTGGCGATCCCTTTGCCAGTTTTCATTACAGTAATTATATCCCCGAAAACTCACGCCGGCTGCGTGCTTTGCCGGTATGGTTTACACTCCAGGCATACGGACAGGAAGGCTACCGTTATATCGTAGATAATAATGTACGCCTGGCAAGGAAGCTGGGTACTTATATCGCTGCTGAGCCAGCACTGAAGCTGCTGGCGCCGGTAAGGTTATGTGTAGTCTGCTTTACACTGGATGTAGCCGCAGCAGAACAGGAAGCAGCAGTAGACGGGTTGCTGGAGCGTATCAACAACAGCGGGGTAGTATATATGACACGTACTGTTTATGCCGGACAGGCAGCCATCAGAGCGGCGTTGGTCAACTGGCGTACAACAGATAAAGATATAGAGATCGTATGGGCAACCATGCAAAAAATGTTAATCCGTAAATAA
- a CDS encoding EamA family transporter, whose translation MRKSTTMAYIALAIVSIFWGTTYLASHIGVRHMHGMMLAGLRQGTAGLILILFFLFRGYKLPERIELSKLFIIGVLMLCGSNGLITWAMQYIPSGLGAIIAATVPIWITFFSYFLVQRTRLSMQLIIGLILGFAGVAGIFYNYLSSLMNPDFRFGIILTVLACVFWALGSVLTAKWALRVNFLYGAGFQMFFSGVVMLVIATLFMGQHIEAASFTVELWESLLYLILVGSLLSYSAYVFVLNNLPPSLASVYAYINPIVAVLLGWVLLKEGLTWLMGLGSLVTLGGVYLVNNAVAKNKKLASQQ comes from the coding sequence ATGCGTAAGTCTACGACCATGGCTTACATTGCGCTGGCGATAGTAAGTATATTCTGGGGGACTACCTACCTGGCTTCCCATATAGGCGTGCGGCACATGCATGGCATGATGCTGGCAGGATTGCGGCAGGGAACCGCAGGGCTTATCCTTATCCTCTTTTTCCTGTTTCGTGGCTATAAGCTACCCGAGCGCATAGAACTGTCAAAGCTTTTTATCATTGGCGTATTAATGCTATGTGGCAGTAATGGCCTTATTACCTGGGCTATGCAATATATCCCCAGTGGCCTGGGGGCTATCATTGCGGCCACGGTGCCTATCTGGATTACCTTTTTCAGTTATTTCCTGGTACAGCGTACCCGACTGAGTATGCAACTGATCATAGGGCTGATATTGGGTTTTGCAGGGGTAGCAGGCATCTTTTATAATTACCTTTCCAGTTTAATGAACCCCGACTTCAGGTTTGGTATCATACTGACGGTACTGGCCTGTGTTTTCTGGGCATTGGGTTCTGTGCTTACCGCAAAATGGGCCTTGCGCGTCAATTTCCTCTATGGCGCAGGCTTTCAGATGTTCTTCAGCGGTGTAGTGATGCTGGTGATCGCCACTTTGTTTATGGGGCAGCATATTGAAGCCGCCAGTTTTACAGTGGAGCTGTGGGAAAGTTTGCTGTACCTGATCCTGGTAGGGTCACTGCTAAGTTATTCTGCCTATGTGTTTGTATTGAATAATCTGCCGCCTTCGCTGGCGAGTGTATATGCCTATATTAATCCGATTGTGGCGGTATTGCTGGGATGGGTATTGTTGAAAGAAGGACTGACGTGGCTGATGGGGCTGGGAAGTCTGGTGACGCTGGGGGGTGTTTACCTGGTTAATAATGCAGTGGCAAAAAATAAGAAACTCGCATCCCAACAGTAA
- a CDS encoding PLP-dependent aminotransferase family protein: protein MLKTAEHLYLQVADNIEQLIEKEVLKIGEKLPSVRTLSKQQGISLSTAFQAYYHLESKGLIESRPKSGYYIRFNTRRFPDIPSRCEPVKKAAEVTVSEMVQQVFHHMTNEDVMKFSVATPPPAVLPAAKMAKAVVHVLRELPYYGIGYESVQGNLRLRRQIALLSLGWGAAHTENDVVTTNGCVDALTLCLTATTQPGDTIAIESPSYYGALQLAESLGLKVLEVPTHPTTGVDLDYLDKAIPRHKIRACLFVPNFNNPYGCCMPDERKQELVKMVEKYDIALIEDDIYGDLYFGKQRPATCKTFDKKGNVLYCSSISKSVAPGFRVGWCIPGKYKEKVIQMKQNHSIACSTIPHAAVGYFLETGRYENHLRNMRKALHTQCLRYTQAIMEYFPESTRISRPQGGCVLWIELEEHINTFELFQLALKSKISFCPGRIFSLRDRYSNCLRISFGIPWSKQVDDNLKALGKMIRKLS, encoded by the coding sequence ATGTTAAAAACCGCAGAACACCTCTACCTCCAGGTTGCTGATAATATAGAGCAGCTGATTGAAAAAGAAGTCCTGAAAATAGGCGAAAAACTCCCATCTGTACGTACTTTAAGCAAGCAACAGGGCATCAGTTTATCGACTGCCTTCCAGGCCTATTACCACCTGGAATCGAAGGGCCTGATCGAGTCAAGACCTAAATCAGGCTATTATATCCGTTTTAATACCAGGCGCTTCCCTGATATTCCCAGCAGGTGTGAACCGGTGAAGAAAGCTGCGGAAGTTACTGTTTCAGAAATGGTGCAGCAGGTGTTCCATCATATGACCAACGAAGACGTGATGAAGTTTTCTGTGGCAACACCTCCTCCTGCTGTATTGCCGGCGGCTAAAATGGCCAAGGCGGTAGTGCATGTATTACGGGAGCTCCCTTATTATGGCATTGGCTACGAATCAGTACAGGGGAATCTCCGCCTCCGGCGGCAGATTGCACTGCTATCCCTGGGCTGGGGTGCTGCCCATACCGAAAATGACGTGGTTACCACCAATGGCTGCGTAGATGCATTGACGTTATGTCTGACCGCTACCACCCAACCCGGCGACACCATCGCCATTGAAAGCCCCTCCTATTACGGTGCGCTCCAGCTGGCCGAAAGCCTGGGACTGAAAGTACTGGAAGTGCCTACCCATCCAACTACCGGGGTAGATCTCGACTATCTCGACAAAGCCATTCCCCGCCATAAAATCAGGGCCTGCCTGTTTGTGCCTAATTTCAATAACCCTTATGGTTGCTGCATGCCCGACGAGCGTAAGCAGGAACTGGTGAAGATGGTAGAGAAATATGATATTGCGTTGATTGAAGACGATATATACGGCGATCTGTATTTTGGTAAACAACGGCCTGCTACCTGCAAAACCTTCGACAAGAAAGGAAATGTACTCTATTGCAGCTCTATCTCCAAGTCGGTAGCGCCGGGATTCCGCGTAGGCTGGTGTATCCCCGGCAAATACAAGGAGAAGGTGATCCAGATGAAACAAAACCATAGCATTGCCTGCTCTACGATTCCACATGCCGCCGTAGGTTACTTCCTGGAAACCGGCCGCTATGAAAATCATTTGCGAAATATGCGCAAAGCTTTACATACACAGTGTTTGCGCTATACGCAGGCTATTATGGAGTATTTCCCGGAAAGTACCAGGATCAGCCGGCCACAGGGCGGATGTGTATTGTGGATTGAGCTGGAAGAACATATCAATACCTTCGAATTATTCCAGCTGGCACTGAAGTCAAAGATCAGCTTCTGCCCCGGTAGGATCTTCTCACTGCGCGACCGCTATTCCAATTGCCTGCGTATCAGCTTTGGCATTCCATGGTCGAAACAGGTAGATGATAACCTGAAGGCACTGGGAAAAATGATCCGGAAACTGAGTTAA
- a CDS encoding HAMP domain-containing sensor histidine kinase, which yields MKIRTRLTLLFTGIIAALLLLFVAAVYVSYAHDREDEYYKNLRQQAITKANLLFDAQIGPQVLQLIYKNSSGSLSQEEVAIYDTAFHLLYHDAVDIDKVKETPVMLSNIVREHELMFKQGKFQVVGFVYKHNNQEYLITAVAEDEYGLARLRNLAYILGITFLGAVILVFVAGQFFARQALKPVSDMVDRVEEITATNLDLRLQEGNGKDEIAELAVTFNAMLDRLEQSFDAQKQFVSNISHELRTPLTAMMAELEISASRERPADEYLASMQHAIADAQKLVKLSNSLLDLAKASYDPAEIKFKDLRLDEVLVEARKELLKIYPFYRIHINFEESMEDSDVITIAGNEYLLKVAFLNLMENGCKFSAIHEMQVVVTWFKDHTILRFIDTGVGISKQDLPNIFTPFYRGKNKEYADGNGIGLSLAARIVRLHKGNISVVSKENSGTTFTVEFEHV from the coding sequence ATGAAAATCCGAACGCGGCTGACCTTATTGTTCACCGGCATCATCGCAGCCCTGCTACTCTTGTTTGTAGCAGCAGTATACGTATCGTATGCCCATGACCGTGAAGATGAATACTATAAAAATCTGCGCCAGCAGGCCATTACCAAAGCCAACCTGCTGTTTGATGCGCAAATAGGTCCGCAGGTATTACAGCTGATTTATAAAAATTCTTCCGGGAGCCTCTCCCAGGAAGAAGTAGCCATTTATGATACCGCTTTCCACCTGTTATATCACGATGCCGTAGATATCGACAAAGTGAAGGAAACCCCCGTGATGCTAAGTAATATCGTGCGGGAACATGAATTGATGTTTAAACAGGGAAAATTCCAGGTGGTAGGTTTCGTTTATAAACATAACAACCAGGAATACCTGATCACCGCCGTAGCAGAAGATGAGTACGGACTGGCACGGTTACGGAATCTTGCCTATATTCTCGGTATTACCTTCCTGGGGGCGGTGATACTGGTATTTGTTGCCGGGCAGTTTTTCGCCCGTCAGGCACTGAAGCCGGTATCGGACATGGTAGACAGGGTAGAGGAAATTACCGCTACCAACCTTGATTTGCGCCTGCAAGAAGGTAACGGAAAAGATGAAATAGCGGAACTGGCGGTAACCTTTAACGCTATGCTCGACAGGCTGGAGCAATCGTTTGACGCACAGAAACAGTTCGTATCCAATATATCCCATGAACTGAGAACGCCGTTGACAGCCATGATGGCGGAACTCGAAATCTCTGCTTCGCGTGAAAGGCCGGCAGATGAATATCTTGCCAGTATGCAACACGCCATTGCGGATGCACAGAAGCTGGTGAAGCTCTCCAATAGCTTACTGGACCTGGCCAAAGCCAGCTACGACCCTGCAGAGATCAAGTTCAAAGACCTCCGCCTCGACGAAGTGCTCGTGGAAGCGAGGAAAGAATTACTGAAAATTTATCCTTTCTACCGCATTCATATCAACTTCGAAGAAAGCATGGAAGATAGTGACGTGATCACCATTGCCGGCAACGAATACCTGCTGAAAGTGGCTTTCCTGAACCTGATGGAGAACGGCTGCAAGTTTTCGGCCATACACGAAATGCAGGTAGTGGTGACCTGGTTTAAAGACCATACCATCTTACGTTTTATCGATACAGGTGTAGGTATCTCCAAACAGGACCTGCCTAATATCTTCACACCTTTCTACCGCGGAAAAAATAAAGAATATGCCGATGGCAACGGAATAGGGCTTTCCCTTGCTGCCAGGATAGTGCGCCTGCACAAGGGTAATATCAGTGTTGTTTCCAAAGAAAACAGCGGCACTACCTTTACCGTCGAATTTGAGCATGTATAG
- a CDS encoding helix-turn-helix transcriptional regulator, whose product MDLGLIEKAANAIADRHRLSILMEIAKKGSMACGDMCGLTCLSQPTVSHHVKILVDSGVLNSTKNGRVLELTINKEMMKQLSMFFLKLS is encoded by the coding sequence ATGGATTTGGGATTAATTGAAAAAGCAGCCAATGCCATAGCGGACAGACACCGGTTATCCATACTCATGGAGATCGCGAAGAAAGGAAGTATGGCCTGTGGCGATATGTGTGGCCTGACTTGTTTATCTCAGCCTACAGTGTCTCACCATGTTAAAATATTGGTAGACAGTGGCGTTCTTAATTCAACGAAGAATGGACGTGTCTTGGAGCTGACCATCAACAAGGAAATGATGAAACAGCTGAGCATGTTTTTTCTGAAACTAAGCTGA